Proteins encoded in a region of the Paramagnetospirillum magneticum AMB-1 genome:
- a CDS encoding HAD family hydrolase, giving the protein MPGTPLTRPRAIIFDWDNTLVDSWVCIQESYNMTFRHFGMPEWSLDETRERVAASMRDSFPAMFGERWPEARDVFTKSFSDIHLDYLNPLPGAAEMLAGLRREGVVLAVVSNKRGGFLRKEAEIMGWDGHFVRLVGADDAEADKPAAAPVHLALAGTGIGAGPDVWFVGDSPIDTHCAVNSGCTPIVMRPEAPGDGEFAHPPVCFLSACMDLFHLVREL; this is encoded by the coding sequence ATGCCTGGGACGCCTCTGACCCGTCCGCGGGCCATCATCTTCGACTGGGACAATACCCTGGTGGATTCCTGGGTGTGCATCCAGGAATCCTACAACATGACCTTTCGCCATTTCGGCATGCCGGAATGGAGCCTGGACGAGACCCGCGAGCGGGTGGCGGCCTCCATGCGCGATTCCTTTCCCGCCATGTTCGGCGAACGCTGGCCCGAGGCCCGCGACGTCTTCACCAAAAGCTTTTCGGATATCCATCTGGACTATCTGAACCCGCTGCCGGGTGCCGCCGAGATGCTGGCTGGGCTGAGGCGGGAAGGGGTCGTCCTGGCGGTGGTCAGCAACAAGCGTGGTGGCTTTCTGCGCAAGGAAGCCGAGATCATGGGCTGGGACGGGCATTTCGTCCGTCTGGTGGGCGCCGACGACGCCGAGGCCGACAAGCCGGCGGCGGCACCGGTTCATCTCGCCCTGGCCGGCACCGGAATCGGAGCCGGGCCGGATGTGTGGTTCGTGGGCGATTCGCCCATCGACACCCATTGCGCCGTCAATTCCGGGTGCACGCCCATCGTCATGCGGCCCGAGGCTCCTGGCGACGGCGAATTCGCCCATCCGCCGGTCTGCTTTCTTTCCGCCTGCATGGACCTCTTCCATCTTGTCCGCGAACTATAG
- the hfq gene encoding RNA chaperone Hfq, with translation MSAEKSQNVQDVFLNFIRKNKTPVTIFLVNGVKLQGIVTWFDNFSVLLRRDGHTQLVYKHAISTVMPSTPISLFEPPIKENGEE, from the coding sequence ATGTCCGCCGAAAAGTCGCAAAATGTGCAGGATGTGTTCCTCAACTTCATCCGCAAGAACAAGACGCCCGTCACCATCTTCCTGGTCAACGGCGTGAAGCTCCAGGGTATCGTCACCTGGTTCGACAACTTCTCGGTGCTGCTGCGTCGGGACGGGCATACGCAGCTCGTCTACAAGCACGCCATCTCGACGGTGATGCCGTCGACCCCCATCTCTCTGTTCGAGCCCCCGATCAAGGAAAACGGCGAAGAATAG
- the hflX gene encoding GTPase HflX — protein MGEPGSQKTAPSRAMVVHPAFKGGEGNRLPEARLAEAVGLAGAINLDIVAAEAVNVSKVRPATLIGKGAVERLAELVEERDIALAVVDGHLTPVQQRNLEKAWGCKVIDRTGLILEIFGARARTREGTLQVELAALSYQRSRLVRSWTHLERQRGGFGFLGGPGETQIEADRRMIGERIVKLERELEDVKRTRDLHRKARRRVPYPIVALVGYTNAGKSTLFNQLTRAEVLAKDMLFATLDPTMRDLVLPSGRKIILSDTVGFISDLPHELVAAFRATLEEVLEADVVVHVRDVSHPDTEAQAADVDTVLKELGLAEVVDRGLVEALNKIDLLDDERRQEVLNQARRREGVMALSAVTGQGVDELLAELDRRLGHARETIDVALSLGDGASIAWLYRHGEVVARRDDEAQAFMRVKLDPADVKRFHQRKAEGRGH, from the coding sequence GTGGGAGAGCCCGGTTCCCAGAAAACGGCGCCCAGCCGCGCCATGGTCGTCCACCCCGCCTTCAAGGGCGGGGAGGGCAACCGCCTGCCCGAGGCCCGGTTGGCCGAGGCGGTGGGGCTGGCCGGGGCCATCAATCTGGACATCGTCGCCGCCGAGGCGGTGAACGTCTCCAAGGTGCGGCCCGCCACCCTGATCGGCAAGGGTGCGGTCGAGCGTCTGGCCGAACTGGTCGAGGAGCGTGATATCGCCCTGGCCGTGGTCGACGGCCATCTGACGCCGGTGCAGCAGCGCAACCTCGAAAAGGCCTGGGGCTGCAAGGTCATCGACCGCACCGGCCTGATTCTGGAAATCTTCGGCGCAAGGGCGCGGACCCGCGAGGGCACGCTGCAGGTGGAACTGGCGGCACTGTCCTACCAGCGCTCGCGCCTCGTGCGGTCCTGGACCCATCTGGAGCGCCAGCGCGGCGGCTTCGGCTTCCTGGGCGGCCCCGGCGAGACCCAGATCGAGGCCGACCGCCGCATGATCGGCGAGCGCATCGTCAAGCTGGAGCGCGAGCTGGAGGACGTCAAGCGGACCCGCGACCTGCACCGCAAGGCGCGCCGCCGGGTGCCTTACCCCATCGTCGCCCTGGTGGGCTACACCAATGCCGGCAAGTCGACGCTGTTCAACCAGCTGACCCGGGCCGAGGTGCTGGCCAAGGACATGCTGTTCGCCACCCTGGACCCCACCATGCGCGATCTGGTGCTGCCGTCGGGGCGCAAGATCATTCTGTCGGACACCGTGGGCTTCATCTCGGACCTGCCCCATGAACTGGTCGCCGCCTTCCGCGCCACCCTGGAGGAGGTGCTGGAGGCCGACGTGGTGGTGCATGTGCGCGACGTTTCCCACCCCGATACCGAGGCCCAGGCCGCCGATGTGGACACGGTGCTGAAGGAACTGGGGCTGGCCGAGGTGGTGGACCGTGGCCTGGTGGAGGCGCTCAACAAGATCGACCTGCTCGACGACGAGCGGCGCCAGGAGGTGCTCAATCAGGCACGGCGCCGCGAGGGCGTCATGGCCCTCTCGGCGGTCACCGGCCAGGGCGTGGACGAGTTGCTGGCCGAACTCGACCGCCGGCTGGGCCATGCCCGCGAGACCATCGACGTCGCCCTGTCCCTGGGCGACGGCGCCTCCATCGCCTGGCTGTACCGCCATGGCGAAGTGGTGGCCCGGCGCGATGACGAGGCCCAGGCCTTCATGAGGGTCAAGCTTGATCCCGCCGACGTCAAACGCTTTCATCAGCGCAAGGCCGAGGGCAGGGGGCATTGA
- a CDS encoding inositol monophosphatase family protein produces the protein MDFDKVASIIRETAAEEILPRFKNLSAGQIHEKRPGELVTEADTEAERVMTRRLRDLLPGSKVVGEEAVAADPALLTVLEGEGGVWIIDPVDGTGNFAKGNARFAVIVALVRDGVTVAGWILDPLGERMITAELGGGAWAGSQRLAVLPAAPLSDLTGSVKRSGRLASLVAKTGRKGSAAHDYIDLVTGRLHFAHYNRLMPWDHAAGVLIHAEAGGHAALTDGRPYRPRAEEGCLLLAPTPGTWTSLQAVIE, from the coding sequence ATGGATTTCGACAAAGTGGCCTCCATCATCCGCGAGACGGCGGCCGAGGAAATCCTGCCGCGGTTCAAGAATCTGTCCGCCGGCCAGATCCACGAGAAGCGGCCCGGCGAGCTGGTCACCGAGGCCGATACGGAAGCGGAACGGGTGATGACCCGCCGCTTGCGCGACCTTCTGCCGGGCTCGAAGGTGGTGGGTGAAGAGGCGGTGGCCGCCGATCCCGCCCTGCTGACGGTGCTGGAGGGCGAAGGCGGCGTCTGGATCATCGATCCGGTGGACGGAACCGGCAATTTCGCCAAGGGCAACGCCCGCTTCGCCGTTATCGTCGCCCTGGTCAGGGATGGCGTGACCGTGGCGGGATGGATCCTCGACCCCCTGGGCGAGCGGATGATCACCGCCGAACTGGGCGGCGGCGCCTGGGCCGGGTCACAGCGCCTGGCCGTCCTGCCAGCGGCGCCGCTGTCGGACCTGACCGGTTCGGTCAAGCGCTCCGGGCGTCTGGCCTCCCTGGTGGCCAAGACCGGCCGCAAGGGCAGCGCCGCCCACGATTATATCGATCTGGTCACCGGACGGCTGCATTTCGCCCATTACAACCGCCTGATGCCTTGGGATCATGCGGCGGGCGTCCTGATCCACGCCGAAGCCGGCGGCCACGCCGCCCTGACCGACGGCCGCCCCTACCGCCCCAGGGCGGAAGAGGGCTGTCTACTCCTGGCGCCCACCCCGGGAACCTGGACCTCGCTTCAGGCGGTGATCGAGTAG
- the argE gene encoding acetylornithine deacetylase produces MMATAHKASQSENGSLSQHTKTPLPASIETIAKLIAIDTTSYKTNLQLIDLVDKILSGLGASVRRTWDESKNKANIFATIGPSDVPGIVLSGHTDVVPVDGQDWSRDPFHLVQADGKLYGRGTADMKSFIAICLAMAPQFAAAPLRMPVHFAFSYDEEVGCVGVRRLIDDLAHLPVRPALCIVGEPTDMKAVIGHKGKKSVRCHVEGHECHSALNHQGVNAIEIAAEMVTRLRALQRRIREQGPFDLGYQPPYTTVHTGTMQGGTALNIVPKSCSFEFEIRNLPDHDPETLMAEVRGWAQDLVPEMLAVSEASGITLDEHNSTPGLGMDEMDAAVRLVCALSGANQTSKVAFTTEAGLFQQAGIPAVVIGPGSITQAHRPDEFITLEQVAQCEDFLRRLLAHMC; encoded by the coding sequence ATGATGGCCACTGCCCACAAAGCGTCCCAGAGCGAGAACGGTTCCTTGAGCCAACATACCAAAACGCCCCTGCCGGCCAGCATCGAAACGATCGCCAAGCTGATCGCCATCGACACTACAAGTTACAAGACTAATTTACAGTTAATCGATCTGGTGGACAAAATCCTTTCCGGTCTTGGGGCTTCTGTCCGTAGGACTTGGGACGAGTCCAAGAACAAAGCGAACATCTTCGCCACAATTGGCCCCAGTGATGTTCCGGGAATTGTCCTGTCCGGGCATACGGATGTCGTTCCCGTCGACGGACAGGACTGGTCTAGAGACCCCTTCCACCTTGTCCAAGCCGACGGCAAATTGTATGGCCGCGGCACCGCCGACATGAAAAGCTTCATTGCCATCTGTCTGGCCATGGCGCCTCAATTCGCCGCCGCGCCCCTGCGCATGCCGGTCCACTTCGCCTTTTCCTATGACGAAGAAGTGGGCTGTGTCGGCGTCCGCCGGCTGATCGACGATCTCGCCCATCTGCCGGTGCGCCCGGCCCTTTGCATCGTCGGCGAGCCCACCGACATGAAGGCGGTGATCGGCCACAAGGGCAAGAAGAGTGTCCGTTGCCATGTGGAGGGCCACGAATGCCACTCGGCCCTCAACCATCAGGGCGTCAACGCCATTGAGATCGCCGCCGAAATGGTTACCCGCCTGCGCGCCCTGCAGCGCCGCATCCGGGAACAGGGGCCCTTCGACCTTGGCTATCAGCCGCCCTATACCACCGTTCATACCGGCACCATGCAGGGGGGCACGGCGCTGAACATCGTGCCGAAATCATGCTCCTTCGAGTTCGAGATTCGCAATCTGCCCGATCACGACCCGGAGACCCTGATGGCCGAGGTCCGGGGCTGGGCCCAGGATCTGGTGCCCGAGATGCTGGCGGTCAGCGAAGCCAGCGGCATCACCCTGGACGAGCACAACTCGACCCCCGGCCTCGGCATGGACGAAATGGATGCGGCGGTGCGTCTGGTCTGCGCCCTGTCGGGCGCCAATCAGACCAGCAAGGTGGCCTTCACCACCGAGGCCGGGCTGTTCCAACAGGCCGGCATTCCGGCGGTGGTGATCGGCCCCGGCAGCATCACCCAGGCCCACCGGCCCGACGAGTTCATCACCCTGGAGCAGGTGGCCCAGTGCGAGGATTTCCTGCGGCGCCTGCTGGCGCATATGTGCTGA
- a CDS encoding peptidase domain-containing ABC transporter yields MSDPAAGQQSAADAPAFSIASLSTLKSNLFDLAMASLFLNILGLALPMALLQVYDRILPNKSVGTMVFLMGAVLGALLLESTLNFCRSWITGWVGAKFEHNAGCTALNHLVMAGVDEFEKDGSGAHLERMNSLATVREFYAGQAMLTLLDLPFAILYLSLVAMMGGILVFVPITILVLFCVTAIILGGKLRGALQKRMIADDRRFNFIIEVLGGIHSVKAFAMEAQMVRRYERLQETCAEGAYQVALNSSTAMGVSSFFSQATTVCVAMFGALVVLNGEMTTGGLAACSMLAGRAMAPIQKALGVWTRFQSFMLARHRLSELFKLKPESAKGLPKMTSPKGALELKDCTFRYGEKLPVIIQHASIDIREGECIAISGGNGSGKTTLLTLMQGAIKPTTGEVLVDGQPMTMFEPQSVRDHIAFLPQMGVLFQGTILQNITMFRKEFDDVAVETAALLGLDEVVATMALGYDTPVGDGAYDSLPRGIKQRIAIARALVNNPRVVLFDEANTAVDTTGDNFLRVWLERAKGKRTLVLVTPRPSLVKLADRVFDLKDGTLIAKAPREERPMTPDMPAGLLPQGGPA; encoded by the coding sequence ATGAGTGATCCCGCGGCCGGACAGCAGAGTGCAGCCGACGCCCCGGCGTTCAGCATCGCTTCCCTGTCCACATTGAAGAGCAACCTGTTCGACCTCGCCATGGCGTCGTTGTTCCTCAATATTCTCGGCCTGGCGCTGCCCATGGCCCTGCTGCAGGTCTACGACCGCATTCTTCCCAACAAGTCGGTGGGGACCATGGTGTTCCTGATGGGCGCCGTGCTGGGCGCCCTGCTGCTGGAATCCACCCTGAATTTCTGCCGTTCGTGGATCACCGGCTGGGTGGGGGCCAAGTTCGAGCACAATGCCGGCTGCACCGCCCTGAACCATCTTGTGATGGCCGGTGTCGACGAGTTCGAGAAGGATGGTTCCGGCGCCCATCTCGAGCGCATGAACTCCCTGGCGACGGTGCGCGAGTTCTATGCCGGGCAGGCCATGCTGACCCTGCTGGATCTGCCGTTCGCCATTCTGTATCTCAGCCTGGTGGCCATGATGGGCGGCATTCTGGTCTTCGTGCCCATCACCATCCTGGTGCTGTTCTGCGTCACGGCCATCATCCTGGGCGGCAAGCTGCGCGGCGCGCTGCAAAAACGCATGATTGCCGACGACAGGCGTTTCAACTTCATCATCGAGGTGTTGGGCGGCATTCACAGCGTCAAGGCCTTCGCCATGGAGGCGCAGATGGTGCGCCGCTACGAACGCCTGCAGGAGACCTGCGCCGAGGGTGCCTATCAGGTGGCGCTGAACTCGTCGACCGCCATGGGTGTCTCGTCGTTCTTCTCCCAGGCCACCACCGTCTGCGTCGCCATGTTCGGAGCCCTGGTGGTTCTCAACGGCGAGATGACCACCGGCGGTCTGGCGGCGTGCTCCATGCTGGCCGGCCGGGCCATGGCGCCCATCCAGAAGGCGCTGGGGGTGTGGACCCGCTTCCAGTCCTTCATGCTGGCCCGCCACCGTCTCAGCGAACTGTTCAAGCTGAAGCCGGAATCGGCCAAGGGCCTGCCCAAGATGACCTCGCCCAAGGGGGCGCTGGAGCTGAAGGACTGCACTTTCCGCTACGGGGAAAAGCTGCCGGTCATCATCCAGCACGCCTCCATCGATATCCGCGAGGGCGAGTGTATTGCCATTTCCGGCGGGAACGGCAGTGGCAAGACCACGTTGCTGACCCTGATGCAAGGGGCCATCAAGCCAACCACCGGAGAGGTGCTGGTCGACGGTCAGCCCATGACCATGTTCGAGCCACAGAGCGTGCGCGACCACATCGCCTTTCTGCCGCAGATGGGCGTGCTGTTCCAGGGCACGATCCTTCAGAACATCACCATGTTCCGCAAGGAGTTCGACGACGTGGCGGTGGAGACCGCCGCGCTGCTCGGCCTGGACGAAGTGGTGGCGACCATGGCCCTGGGCTACGACACCCCGGTGGGCGATGGCGCCTATGATTCCCTGCCGCGTGGCATCAAGCAGCGCATCGCCATCGCCCGCGCCCTGGTCAACAATCCCCGGGTGGTGTTGTTCGACGAAGCCAATACGGCGGTGGACACTACCGGCGACAACTTCCTGCGCGTCTGGCTGGAGCGGGCCAAAGGCAAGCGTACCCTGGTCCTGGTGACGCCGCGCCCGTCGCTGGTCAAGCTGGCCGACCGCGTGTTCGACCTCAAGGATGGGACGCTGATCGCCAAGGCTCCGCGAGAGGAACGGCCCATGACCCCTGACATGCCGGCCGGGCTGTTGCCGCAAGGGGGGCCGGCATGA
- a CDS encoding peptidase domain-containing ABC transporter, with amino-acid sequence MTAAANFTPSHKPNQQAIEQYEQQLAQNALGGFSAASDLAACLLPLLKSLGWKGDPRHVAESLPHFANDLDLTGLRNVMATLNFSSRPERLELEVIDPRLLPCLFLPDESHALVVKKIADDGEAEVFDSSQGLTVKFDTVGVVGTAYFFTNLGGDAAAAKPASWFKSVLERFRPLYWQAFFVTFVLNVFSLGTPLFTMSVYDKVIGAESYSMLVSLSIGVTMALAADAVLREVRARILAFVGARLDNIMGNNIFQHILALPPGFTERATIGAQVARIKDFESVREFFTGPLATVFMELPFAIFYFTVIALLGGVIALVPVVGTMLFLVGGWAVMPVVRKNVGIASRAGSRRQEFLVEALGKMRAVKLAAAEHTWVKRYRDMSARAAMGGFKNGMFAVAISTGSNILIISSGLATIMVGVLGVIDGALSIGGLIAAMMLVWRVLSPLQTGFTMLQRVEQVRGSIRQIDGLMGIKPERDPKAIVAPLKNIKGRVVFSRVSLRYNNESDPALVGVSFEVEPGEVVCVTGRNGSGKSTILKVLLGLYTPQAGAVKIDATDIRQIDPIEMRHMISYTPQQCNLFFGTVAQNLRLAHPTATDADIRWACDQADVWEEIMSLPRGLETRIGEGASEHLPTSFVQKLSLARGYLKRSPIMLFDEPVNGLDFEGDRTFMQSVENFRGQSTIFMVTHRPSHLRVADRILVFDGGYLRLAGPAEEVRARIPPDLI; translated from the coding sequence ATGACCGCAGCGGCCAATTTCACCCCGTCGCACAAGCCCAATCAGCAGGCGATCGAACAGTATGAGCAGCAGCTGGCGCAAAACGCCTTGGGCGGCTTTTCTGCCGCCTCGGATCTGGCCGCCTGCCTGCTGCCGCTGCTGAAGTCCCTTGGGTGGAAAGGCGATCCCCGCCACGTGGCGGAATCCCTGCCGCACTTCGCCAATGACCTGGACCTTACCGGTCTGCGCAACGTCATGGCGACACTGAATTTTTCCAGCCGCCCCGAGCGCCTGGAACTGGAAGTCATCGACCCCCGGCTGCTGCCCTGCCTGTTCCTGCCCGATGAGAGCCACGCCCTGGTGGTCAAGAAGATCGCCGACGATGGCGAGGCGGAAGTCTTCGACAGCTCCCAGGGACTGACCGTCAAGTTCGATACGGTCGGCGTGGTGGGGACGGCCTATTTTTTTACAAACCTGGGAGGGGATGCCGCCGCCGCCAAGCCGGCCAGCTGGTTCAAGAGCGTGCTGGAGCGCTTCCGTCCCCTGTATTGGCAGGCGTTCTTCGTGACCTTCGTGCTCAACGTCTTCTCGCTGGGCACGCCGCTGTTCACCATGTCGGTTTACGACAAGGTGATCGGCGCCGAGTCGTACTCCATGCTGGTGTCGCTCTCCATCGGCGTCACCATGGCATTGGCCGCCGATGCCGTTCTGCGCGAGGTCCGCGCCCGCATTCTGGCCTTCGTCGGCGCCCGTCTCGACAACATCATGGGCAACAATATCTTCCAGCACATCCTGGCATTGCCGCCCGGTTTCACGGAACGGGCGACCATTGGCGCCCAGGTGGCCCGCATCAAGGACTTCGAGTCGGTGCGCGAATTCTTCACCGGACCCTTGGCCACGGTGTTCATGGAACTGCCCTTCGCCATCTTCTATTTCACCGTCATCGCCTTGCTGGGCGGGGTGATCGCCCTGGTGCCCGTGGTCGGCACCATGCTGTTCCTGGTGGGCGGCTGGGCGGTGATGCCCGTGGTGCGCAAGAATGTCGGCATCGCCTCGCGGGCCGGCTCGCGGCGCCAGGAATTCCTGGTCGAGGCGCTGGGCAAAATGCGTGCCGTCAAGCTGGCCGCCGCCGAACACACCTGGGTCAAGCGCTACCGCGACATGTCGGCCCGCGCGGCCATGGGTGGGTTCAAGAACGGCATGTTCGCCGTGGCCATCAGCACCGGCTCCAATATTCTGATCATCTCGTCGGGTCTGGCGACCATCATGGTGGGTGTGCTGGGCGTCATCGACGGCGCGCTGTCCATCGGCGGCCTGATCGCGGCCATGATGCTGGTGTGGCGCGTGCTGTCGCCGCTCCAGACCGGCTTCACCATGCTGCAGCGGGTGGAGCAGGTGAGGGGGTCCATCCGCCAGATCGACGGCCTGATGGGTATCAAGCCCGAGCGCGACCCCAAGGCCATCGTGGCGCCGCTGAAGAACATCAAGGGGCGCGTGGTCTTTTCCCGCGTCTCGTTGCGCTATAATAACGAGTCCGACCCGGCCCTGGTCGGCGTATCCTTCGAGGTCGAGCCGGGCGAGGTGGTCTGCGTCACCGGCCGCAACGGCTCGGGCAAGTCAACCATCCTCAAGGTGCTTCTCGGCCTTTACACGCCCCAGGCCGGCGCCGTGAAGATCGACGCCACCGATATCCGCCAGATCGACCCCATCGAGATGCGGCACATGATCTCGTACACGCCGCAACAGTGTAATCTGTTCTTTGGCACCGTGGCGCAGAACCTGCGCCTGGCCCATCCCACCGCCACCGATGCGGACATCCGCTGGGCCTGTGATCAGGCCGACGTCTGGGAGGAGATCATGAGCCTGCCGCGTGGCCTCGAGACCCGCATCGGCGAGGGCGCATCCGAGCATCTGCCCACCAGCTTCGTCCAGAAACTGTCCCTGGCGCGCGGCTATCTCAAGCGCAGCCCGATCATGCTGTTCGACGAGCCGGTCAACGGCCTTGATTTCGAGGGCGACCGTACCTTCATGCAGTCGGTCGAGAATTTCCGTGGCCAGTCCACCATCTTCATGGTTACCCATCGCCCCAGTCACTTGCGCGTCGCCGACCGTATCCTGGTGTTCGATGGCGGTTATCTGCGTCTCGCAGGTCCGGCCGAAGAGGTCCGGGCCCGCATACCGCCGGATCTGATCTGA
- a CDS encoding HlyD family type I secretion periplasmic adaptor subunit, with translation MSTNSNPGQSLVNVPQPDKTPQAAATGKSLVKLSNRQSRHLAQALVLEESGTSGLIRFTMLLASTTTAAFVVWASFTDVPEIATAEGQIIPTGQVQAVQHLEGGIVQDILARDGDLVEAGAPIVRLNAAQAISDLEQTRAREATLLIKAERLRALAEERQPDFSNMPKGYDRLMSDNMAIFNSQSQARDTSRSVILSQMEQKRSDLRLLESQERSLREQLGPLQEEMTMRQELVAKGLVSRVVFLDTKRELSRVQGELARLIGQEVTAREALSEVENRLMDNKSSLQKSTMDDLGTTINELAQVQESIGRLEDRVARLEIIAPVRGLVKGLTVKNQGAVIQAGGNVCEVVPVETQMKVDAKINTKDVGHLKIGQPVRVKVTTYDFARYGAVDGTLTKISASSFADEKGNPFFKGVIDLKHNYVGLTPGRYGIQPGMSVTAEIITGDKTLLQYMLKPIFTQIQQSFHER, from the coding sequence ATGAGCACGAATTCGAACCCCGGCCAGAGCCTGGTCAACGTCCCTCAGCCCGACAAGACGCCGCAGGCCGCCGCGACCGGAAAGTCCCTGGTCAAGCTGTCCAACCGGCAGTCGCGCCATCTCGCCCAGGCCCTGGTACTGGAAGAAAGCGGAACCTCGGGCCTGATCCGCTTCACCATGCTGCTGGCCAGCACCACCACGGCTGCCTTCGTGGTCTGGGCCTCGTTCACCGACGTTCCGGAAATCGCTACCGCCGAGGGGCAAATCATCCCCACAGGCCAGGTCCAGGCGGTGCAGCATCTGGAAGGTGGGATTGTCCAGGATATTCTGGCCCGCGACGGCGATCTGGTTGAAGCGGGGGCACCAATCGTCCGGCTCAATGCCGCCCAGGCCATCTCCGACCTGGAGCAGACCAGGGCCCGCGAAGCCACCCTGCTGATCAAGGCCGAGCGCCTGCGCGCCCTGGCAGAGGAGCGCCAGCCCGATTTCAGCAACATGCCCAAGGGGTATGACCGGCTGATGTCCGACAACATGGCCATTTTCAACAGCCAGTCCCAGGCTCGCGACACCTCGCGCTCGGTGATCCTGTCCCAGATGGAGCAGAAGCGTTCCGACCTCCGGCTGCTGGAATCCCAGGAGCGGTCCCTGCGCGAGCAGTTGGGGCCGCTGCAGGAAGAAATGACCATGCGCCAGGAACTGGTCGCCAAGGGTCTGGTATCACGGGTGGTTTTCCTGGATACCAAGCGCGAATTGTCACGGGTGCAGGGCGAACTCGCCCGTCTGATCGGCCAGGAAGTCACGGCACGCGAGGCCCTGTCCGAGGTGGAAAACCGCCTGATGGACAACAAATCGTCGCTTCAGAAGTCCACCATGGACGACCTCGGCACCACCATCAATGAACTGGCCCAGGTACAGGAAAGCATCGGTCGCCTGGAAGACCGGGTGGCACGCCTGGAAATCATCGCCCCGGTGCGCGGACTAGTGAAGGGTCTCACCGTCAAGAACCAGGGAGCGGTCATCCAGGCAGGCGGCAATGTCTGTGAAGTGGTTCCGGTCGAGACCCAGATGAAGGTCGACGCCAAGATCAACACCAAGGATGTCGGCCATCTCAAGATCGGCCAGCCGGTCCGCGTCAAGGTCACCACCTACGACTTCGCGCGCTATGGCGCGGTGGACGGCACCCTGACCAAGATCTCGGCCTCCAGCTTCGCCGACGAGAAGGGCAATCCGTTCTTCAAGGGCGTCATCGACCTGAAGCACAATTACGTGGGTCTGACCCCCGGCCGCTACGGCATTCAGCCCGGCATGTCGGTGACAGCGGAAATCATCACCGGCGACAAGACCTTGCTGCAATACATGCTGAAGCCGATCTTCACCCAGATCCAACAGTCCTTCCACGAGCGCTGA
- the ssb gene encoding single-stranded DNA-binding protein, giving the protein MAGSVNKVILVGNLGRDPEVRTSQDGSKIVNLNIATSETWKDRGTGERKEKTEWHRVVIFNPNLADVAERYLRKGSSVYVEGALQTRKWTDQSGQEKYTTEVVIGRFKGELTLLGGREGGGGGGGGGGGGGYDDSPRQGGSAPRQGGGGGGGQSWEPPADLDDEIPF; this is encoded by the coding sequence ATGGCTGGCAGCGTCAACAAGGTCATTCTCGTCGGCAATCTGGGCCGCGACCCGGAAGTCCGCACCTCGCAGGACGGGTCGAAGATCGTCAACCTGAACATCGCCACCTCCGAGACCTGGAAGGATCGTGGCACCGGCGAGCGCAAGGAGAAGACCGAGTGGCACCGGGTGGTCATCTTCAATCCCAATCTGGCCGACGTGGCCGAGCGCTACCTGCGCAAGGGCTCCAGCGTCTATGTCGAGGGTGCGCTGCAGACCCGCAAATGGACCGATCAGTCCGGCCAGGAGAAGTACACCACTGAGGTGGTGATCGGCCGCTTCAAGGGCGAGCTGACTCTGCTGGGCGGCCGTGAAGGCGGTGGCGGCGGTGGCGGCGGTGGTGGTGGTGGTGGCTATGACGACAGCCCGCGCCAGGGCGGAAGCGCCCCGCGCCAGGGTGGCGGCGGTGGCGGCGGCCAGTCCTGGGAGCCGCCGGCTGATTTGGATGACGAAATCCCGTTCTGA